The Leucoraja erinacea ecotype New England chromosome 19, Leri_hhj_1, whole genome shotgun sequence genome has a segment encoding these proteins:
- the LOC129706363 gene encoding dual specificity protein phosphatase 6-like codes for MLEKFPCCPEMAICKAAGWLHDQLVRGSDSLLLMDCRAHELYESSHIEAAISVAIPGLMLRRLRKGNFPVKSLISNHEDKERFARRCKTDIILLYDENSAEWNENLYTTSVLGLLLRKLRDEGCKVFCLEGGFSKFQAEYPAHCETNLESLCCSISPTVPVLGLGGLRISSDSSDIESDAPSSATECEGSPLSNNHQPPFPVEILPYLYLGCAKDSTNLDALEEHGIKYILNVTPNLPNLFENAGEFKYKQIPISDHWSQNLSQFFPEAIAFIDEARNQSCGVLVHCLAGISRSVTVTVAYLMQKLNLSMNDAYDIVKMKKSNISPNFNFMGQLLDFERTLGLSSPCDNRVTAQPLYFSTPTNHNVFQLDALQST; via the exons ATGTTAGAGAAATTTCCCTGTTGCCCGGAAATGGCGATCTGCAAGGCGGCGGGCTGGCTCCACGACCAGCTGGTGCGGGGCAGCGACAGCCTGCTGCTGATGGACTGCCGTGCCCATGAGCTGTACGAGTCCTCGCACATCGAGGCGGCCATCAGCGTAGCCATCCCGGGCCTGATGTTAAGAAGGCTGAGGAAAGGGAACTTCCCCGTCAAGTCCCTCATCTCCAACCACGAAGACAAGGAACGCTTCGCTCGCCGCTGCAAGACCGACATCATCCTCCTGTACGACGAGAACTCGGCGGAGTGGAACGAAAACCTCTACACCACCTCCGTGCTCGGCCTCCTACTGAGAAAGTTAAGGGACGAAGGTTGCAAAGTGTTTTGCTTGGAAG GTGGATTCAGTAAGTTCCAGGCGGAGTATCCAGCACACTGTGAGACCAACCTGGAGAGCCTGTGTTGCAGTATCTCCCCCACCGTGCCCGTCCTCGGACTCGGCGGCCTCCGCATCAGCTCCGACTCCTCCGACATCGAGTCGGACGCACCGAGCAGCGCCACCGAGTGCGAAGGTAGTCCTCTGTCCAACAATCACCAGCCTCCCTTCCCGGTCGAGATCTTGCCCTACCTGTACCTAGGCTGCGCCAAGGACTCCACCAACCTCGACGCTCTGGAGGAACACGGGATCAAGTATATCCTCAACGTCACTCCCAACCTCCCCAACCTGTTTGAGAACGCAGGCGAATTTAAATACAAGCAAATCCCCATCTCCGACCACTGGAGTCAGAACCTGTCCCAATTCTTCCCAGAAGCAATTGCCTTCATAG ATGAAGCTCGTAACCAGAGCTGCGGTGTGTTGGTGCACTGCCTGGCCGGCATCAGCCGCTCGGTCACCGTGACCGTGGCTTACCTGATGCAGAAGCTCAACCTGTCCATGAACGACGCCTACGACATCGTGAAGATGAAGAAATCCAACATTTCCCCCAACTTCAACTTCATGGGGCAGCTGCTGGACTTTGAACGAACCCTGGGCCTCAGCAGCCCCTGTGACAACCGGGTGACCGCTCAGCCCCTCTACTTCAGCACTCCCACCAACCACAATGTCTTCCAGCTCGACGCACTGCAATCCACTTGA